Proteins encoded by one window of Methanobacterium sp. CWC-01:
- a CDS encoding DUF5518 domain-containing protein, whose amino-acid sequence MYDYFEVILGIILVLILSIILGLLMGSLGSYLGFLAATMVVGYRSRNDLAKGALWGALCAVLAGVVFMVTMFLMTSLIGFGPGASMMEMGILAMIIGLMVDGLIGSVGGALGWLMWAKGF is encoded by the coding sequence TTGTACGATTATTTCGAGGTTATTCTGGGCATTATCTTAGTTCTGATCTTAAGTATAATTCTGGGACTTTTAATGGGTAGTCTGGGATCCTATCTGGGATTTCTGGCGGCCACCATGGTGGTGGGTTACCGCAGTCGGAATGACCTTGCAAAAGGAGCACTGTGGGGTGCACTTTGCGCGGTATTGGCTGGGGTGGTGTTTATGGTAACCATGTTCCTCATGACTAGCTTAATTGGCTTCGGACCAGGGGCATCTATGATGGAAATGGGGATATTGGCTATGATCATTGGGCTCATGGTAGATGGGCTTATCGGTTCGGTGGGCGGTGCACTGGGATGGTTAATGTGGGCTAAAGGCTTTTAA
- a CDS encoding DsrE family protein, whose protein sequence is MYRVIFQLNEADDYRINLVLNNITNLLYDLKEAEIELVAYSQGVVLYLKEENPHLERVQNLQGKGVHLAVCKNTMRSLNLKPEDLLEGVRVVPSGVGELVRRQKDGWIYIRP, encoded by the coding sequence ATGTATCGGGTGATCTTCCAGCTTAATGAAGCAGATGACTACCGCATTAACCTGGTTTTGAACAATATAACCAACCTCCTGTATGATCTGAAGGAAGCGGAGATCGAACTGGTGGCCTATTCTCAGGGAGTGGTGCTATACCTGAAAGAGGAAAATCCCCACTTGGAACGTGTACAGAACCTTCAAGGGAAGGGTGTGCACCTTGCAGTGTGTAAAAACACCATGCGATCCCTGAATCTTAAACCCGAGGACCTGTTAGAGGGAGTTAGGGTGGTCCCTTCGGGTGTGGGTGAGCTGGTAAGAAGGCAGAAGGATGGCTGGATTTACATCCGTCCCTGA
- a CDS encoding ABC1 kinase family protein, protein MSVPPFGNSKPDLKRVRGILGVLSKYRFGNTLMQLGFRRKLSPEFLLGGDLGKELDNTAPSRFRAALEELGTTYIKLGQVLSTRPDLVGMEIADELSRLQDDVPPVPFSEIKAVVEEELGSPLEELFQEFEEKSIASASIAQVHKARLMDGTEVAVKVQKRGIIDIIKQDVAIMRYLAQQADTRIRKVKYYNFPGIVDEFERTIRRELDFAQEARNIERFRTLFEGDEKVSAPEVYRDYSTSKVLTMEFIHGTKISELLESDEKISGKTIALVGTECYFKQIFMHGFFHADPHPGNIMVLPGNRLCFVDFGMTGHLEREFRDDLAELFIYTAKYDVKGIINQMVYMRMIDEDSDLEHFKYTLMDLLDQYYGAEIKDVGGMITEFSMPDVVSEHQLKLPRDFILLGRVLSMAEDLGRKLDPNFNGIEVAEPMIRKLLKGRLNPLRWRNYQVRYLFETEHLLKDLPQTINRILMRAEDGRIKMEIEHKELDEFSLHLEKITNRVALALIISSLIIGSSLIMQSDKGMPMPGIGFSTIGSIIFLVGAALAIGFSIAILRKFS, encoded by the coding sequence ATGAGCGTACCACCCTTCGGTAACTCCAAGCCAGATCTTAAACGGGTACGGGGAATACTGGGCGTCCTGTCCAAGTACCGCTTCGGAAACACCCTGATGCAGTTGGGCTTTAGAAGAAAGCTTTCACCCGAATTTCTGCTGGGTGGAGATCTGGGTAAGGAGTTAGATAACACCGCCCCCTCACGTTTCCGCGCTGCCTTGGAGGAGTTGGGAACCACCTACATTAAACTGGGCCAGGTCCTGAGCACCCGACCGGATCTGGTTGGTATGGAGATTGCCGATGAATTATCCAGACTGCAGGATGATGTGCCTCCGGTTCCCTTCAGCGAAATCAAAGCGGTGGTGGAGGAGGAACTGGGATCCCCCCTGGAGGAATTATTCCAGGAATTTGAAGAAAAATCCATAGCCTCGGCATCCATAGCCCAGGTGCACAAAGCCCGGCTGATGGATGGAACTGAAGTGGCGGTTAAAGTACAGAAAAGGGGAATCATCGATATTATAAAACAGGATGTAGCCATCATGCGCTACCTGGCCCAGCAGGCCGATACCCGGATCAGGAAGGTTAAATATTATAATTTCCCTGGAATAGTGGATGAATTCGAGAGAACTATACGTAGAGAACTTGATTTTGCCCAGGAAGCCCGTAACATTGAACGTTTCCGCACCCTCTTTGAGGGGGATGAGAAAGTTTCTGCCCCGGAGGTGTACCGGGACTACTCCACCAGTAAAGTCCTGACCATGGAGTTTATACATGGTACCAAGATCAGTGAACTTTTAGAATCGGATGAAAAGATTAGTGGCAAGACCATCGCGCTGGTGGGTACCGAGTGCTACTTTAAACAGATATTTATGCACGGATTCTTCCACGCCGACCCCCACCCGGGTAACATCATGGTATTACCCGGTAACCGTTTATGCTTCGTGGACTTCGGCATGACCGGCCACCTGGAACGGGAGTTCCGGGATGACTTGGCAGAATTATTCATCTACACCGCCAAGTACGATGTTAAAGGCATTATCAACCAGATGGTGTACATGCGGATGATCGATGAGGACTCGGACCTGGAACACTTCAAGTACACCCTGATGGACCTCCTGGACCAGTACTACGGGGCGGAGATCAAGGATGTGGGGGGTATGATCACCGAGTTCAGCATGCCCGACGTGGTCTCCGAGCACCAGCTGAAACTGCCCCGGGATTTCATACTCCTGGGCCGGGTGCTGAGCATGGCCGAGGATCTGGGAAGGAAACTGGACCCCAACTTCAATGGTATAGAAGTGGCGGAGCCCATGATCCGCAAACTCCTGAAGGGACGTTTAAATCCTCTGCGCTGGAGAAACTACCAGGTACGCTATCTCTTCGAAACCGAGCACCTCCTGAAGGATCTGCCCCAGACTATTAACCGTATCCTGATGCGGGCCGAGGATGGCCGGATCAAGATGGAGATCGAACACAAAGAACTGGATGAGTTCTCCCTACACCTGGAGAAGATCACCAACCGGGTGGCTCTGGCCCTGATCATATCCTCCCTCATCATCGGCTCTTCTCTCATCATGCAGAGTGACAAGGGGATGCCCATGCCCGGTATCGGCTTTTCCACCATAGGCAGCATCATATTCTTGGTGGGTGCGGCTCTGGCCATTGGTTTCTCCATTGCCATACTGCGGAAGTTCAGTTAA
- a CDS encoding prenyltransferase: MNLEDFINLLKLGRFHFLGAGFFLFTAGALLAVLFNFPSSLERFLWAYLVVMPAHLSVSYSNDYFDVEVDKHGEPTLFTGGSGILVKHPHLRPLARRIALTLIGGSILLAVLFTIYFQVPLFLVLSILGVFLAWYYSAPPLQLSYRGWGEVAMVASGFLIPSLGFLSLAGYLTLESVIFTLPLMCYQVLFIMSVEIPDLESDVKGAKHTYVADHGRLAGFRLAGIFGSLATIFFLLLSFSNLFVVPDFRVVALISLLPTGLALWSWWKSSNQKETATRLATYNLVGLFSCIIILDAYFWALT; the protein is encoded by the coding sequence TTGAACCTGGAAGATTTCATAAATCTACTTAAACTGGGACGTTTCCACTTTCTGGGGGCGGGTTTTTTCTTATTCACCGCGGGTGCCCTCCTGGCGGTGCTTTTTAACTTTCCCTCCTCCCTGGAAAGATTCTTATGGGCTTACTTGGTAGTGATGCCGGCCCATCTTTCGGTGTCCTACAGCAACGATTACTTCGACGTGGAGGTGGATAAACATGGAGAGCCCACCCTGTTTACCGGGGGCAGTGGCATCCTGGTCAAGCATCCCCACCTGCGACCCCTGGCTCGGAGAATTGCCCTCACCCTCATCGGGGGTTCCATCCTGCTGGCGGTCCTATTCACCATTTATTTTCAGGTGCCCCTGTTTCTGGTCCTGAGCATTCTGGGTGTTTTCCTGGCCTGGTACTACTCCGCCCCACCCCTGCAACTTTCCTATCGTGGCTGGGGGGAAGTAGCCATGGTAGCCAGTGGATTTTTAATTCCCAGTCTGGGTTTCCTGTCCCTGGCCGGTTACCTGACCCTGGAGAGTGTCATCTTCACCCTGCCCCTGATGTGCTACCAGGTGCTGTTTATCATGAGCGTGGAGATCCCTGACCTGGAAAGTGATGTGAAGGGAGCTAAACACACCTATGTAGCGGATCATGGCCGTTTAGCCGGGTTTAGATTGGCCGGTATTTTCGGGTCATTAGCTACGATCTTCTTCCTGTTACTATCCTTTTCTAATCTATTTGTGGTGCCCGATTTCAGGGTGGTGGCCCTGATTTCACTGTTACCCACGGGTCTGGCTTTATGGTCCTGGTGGAAGAGCAGCAACCAGAAGGAGACAGCCACCAGACTGGCCACCTACAACCTGGTAGGCTTATTCAGTTGCATCATCATCCTGGATGCCTACTTCTGGGCCCTGACTTAA
- a CDS encoding alpha/beta hydrolase family protein: protein MYHRALSKTFIILTMLLIINSFSLPLVNATVQAPSQPLTGTGGSNYTHNGVTTSVHGEGATQYWIFEPASPQPESAPVVVFNHGWLATTPTFYQAWIDHLVKQGYIVIYPRYQEDFTTPSDHFTPNAFNSTLEALKVLETGNHVRPIRDQWAVVGHSVGGLISVNMASTYATYGLSPPLAVFAVEPGRSRSSQDQVGPLLANLSNIPPNTLLLALAGDQDTWVGADDAIRIINSTPQIPPQNKDYILMVSDTHGTPELVADHFTPLAASFNVLGQDFHFLVDAQDYYGTWKLLDGLLDASFKGTNQEYALGNTSQQRFMGAWSDGQAVKELVVTDNP, encoded by the coding sequence ATGTACCACAGGGCATTATCTAAGACCTTCATCATCCTCACCATGCTACTAATTATCAATTCTTTCTCTCTCCCCCTGGTAAATGCCACGGTCCAGGCACCATCCCAGCCCCTCACCGGTACAGGGGGATCCAATTACACCCATAATGGGGTTACCACCAGTGTCCATGGTGAAGGAGCCACCCAGTACTGGATATTTGAGCCTGCCTCACCTCAACCTGAATCGGCGCCAGTGGTGGTTTTTAACCACGGCTGGCTGGCTACCACCCCCACCTTCTACCAGGCCTGGATAGATCACCTGGTAAAACAGGGCTACATCGTGATTTATCCCCGCTACCAGGAGGACTTCACCACACCCTCCGACCACTTCACCCCCAACGCCTTCAACTCCACCCTGGAGGCCCTGAAAGTCCTGGAAACCGGCAACCACGTACGTCCCATCCGGGACCAGTGGGCCGTTGTGGGCCACTCGGTGGGGGGACTGATCAGCGTGAACATGGCTTCCACTTATGCGACCTACGGTTTATCCCCACCCCTGGCGGTCTTCGCTGTGGAACCCGGCCGCTCCCGTTCCTCCCAGGATCAGGTAGGGCCCCTACTCGCAAATCTGAGCAACATCCCCCCTAATACCCTGCTTTTAGCCCTGGCCGGTGACCAGGACACCTGGGTGGGAGCGGATGATGCTATCCGGATCATAAACAGCACCCCCCAGATACCCCCTCAGAACAAGGACTACATTTTAATGGTCTCTGATACTCATGGAACCCCGGAACTGGTGGCCGACCACTTCACCCCCCTGGCAGCCAGTTTCAATGTTCTGGGCCAGGACTTCCACTTCCTGGTTGACGCCCAGGACTACTACGGCACCTGGAAACTCCTGGACGGACTTTTAGACGCCTCATTTAAGGGCACCAACCAGGAATATGCCCTGGGAAACACCAGCCAGCAACGTTTTATGGGTGCCTGGAGTGATGGACAGGCGGTGAAGGAATTAGTTGTAACTGACAACCCCTAA
- a CDS encoding AAA family ATPase: MNTEQITPDILTRALEGVNYLPDENLVITLFLALQMKKPILVEGPPGTGKTELAKATSRALGREFFRVQCYEGITFEQIVGEWNYQKQLLQLEISRQKSGEEDIFQEGFFIKRPLLQAFINQQPAVILIDEIDKADEEVESFLLQALGEKEITVNDLGTFQLANDLLVVLTSNSQRTLLDETRDRCLYLYLDYPDPERELEIVKALVPEAPLPLLKEVVSLIQRIRRMDILKKPSIRATVDWVRSLLTLGEEEPSPEVLTETLGVVVKSQEDRKKVKEHLFKLEGHLYDDF; this comes from the coding sequence ATGAACACCGAACAGATCACACCCGATATCCTGACTCGGGCATTGGAGGGGGTTAATTATCTGCCGGATGAGAACCTGGTGATAACCCTTTTCCTGGCGCTGCAGATGAAAAAGCCCATCCTGGTGGAGGGTCCTCCGGGCACTGGTAAGACCGAACTGGCCAAGGCTACTTCCAGGGCCCTGGGCCGTGAATTTTTCCGGGTGCAGTGCTACGAGGGCATCACCTTTGAACAGATCGTGGGGGAGTGGAACTACCAGAAGCAGCTCCTGCAACTGGAGATATCCCGGCAGAAAAGTGGGGAGGAGGACATCTTCCAGGAGGGCTTTTTCATTAAACGTCCCCTGCTCCAGGCCTTCATCAACCAGCAGCCCGCGGTGATACTCATTGACGAGATAGACAAGGCCGATGAGGAGGTGGAGAGCTTCCTCCTGCAGGCCCTGGGGGAGAAGGAGATCACCGTCAACGACCTGGGTACCTTCCAGCTGGCCAACGATCTGCTGGTGGTTTTAACTTCCAACTCCCAGCGCACCCTCCTGGATGAAACCCGGGACCGCTGTTTATATCTGTACCTGGACTACCCCGACCCGGAGCGGGAGCTAGAAATCGTGAAGGCTCTGGTACCCGAGGCACCTTTACCCCTCCTGAAAGAAGTGGTAAGCCTTATCCAGCGTATTCGAAGGATGGATATCCTTAAAAAACCATCCATACGGGCCACAGTGGACTGGGTGCGCAGTTTATTGACCCTGGGTGAAGAAGAACCATCACCGGAGGTTCTGACCGAAACCCTGGGGGTGGTGGTCAAGTCCCAGGAGGATCGTAAGAAGGTGAAGGAACATCTTTTCAAGTTAGAGGGACATCTCTACGATGATTTTTAA
- a CDS encoding vWA domain-containing protein gives MDKIVNFSDLLRRNGIPASIRSTQTACQVVEQFHLKEPQLQDALAAVYVKTQGQREKFNTLYETFFQGNPAPSPEEDVPKKKKVKSVVNIPSEGKNQHQFFFNEENQSELKAVEIQSTEVDYQPPLEDYLDLDEKRDLLHQDINTLNSFQPELFQLCQEMGKKIATLRSRRMRQAQRLRPDVRRTIRKNLKNGGTLLELVKTRPRIKGGYYYFLCDVSGSCDWISNWFFCLVYAAQNSFRRVRVFDFDNKVVETTSALGETGLLDAFTRVRDLRMKNLMIHGTSNMYQAFTDFQDRATLNGRSNLIILSDCRDWAGPKEDGQPLSASLIREMAGKSRRVLIFNPEENKKWDVVDSCVTEYRDAGAQVHEVRNLEQMARLVSFI, from the coding sequence ATGGATAAAATAGTTAATTTTTCAGATCTTTTAAGACGTAACGGGATCCCGGCCAGTATCCGGAGCACCCAGACTGCCTGTCAGGTGGTGGAACAATTCCATCTTAAGGAGCCCCAGCTGCAGGATGCCCTGGCGGCGGTGTACGTGAAAACCCAGGGCCAGCGGGAGAAGTTCAATACCCTCTATGAGACCTTTTTCCAGGGGAATCCGGCACCATCCCCCGAGGAGGATGTACCTAAAAAGAAGAAAGTTAAATCTGTCGTTAACATCCCCAGCGAGGGTAAGAACCAGCACCAATTCTTCTTTAATGAGGAAAATCAATCTGAACTTAAGGCCGTGGAGATTCAGTCCACCGAAGTTGATTACCAGCCACCCCTGGAGGATTACCTGGACCTGGATGAGAAACGGGACCTGCTGCATCAGGATATTAACACCCTGAATTCCTTCCAGCCAGAACTTTTCCAGTTATGTCAGGAGATGGGTAAAAAGATAGCCACTTTAAGAAGCCGGCGGATGCGCCAGGCCCAGAGGCTCCGGCCGGATGTGCGCCGCACCATCCGTAAGAACCTTAAAAATGGGGGCACCCTCCTGGAGCTGGTGAAAACCCGTCCCCGGATAAAGGGGGGTTACTACTATTTCCTGTGTGATGTGAGCGGTTCCTGCGACTGGATAAGTAACTGGTTCTTCTGCCTGGTCTACGCTGCCCAGAACAGCTTCCGCCGGGTTAGGGTCTTTGACTTTGATAACAAGGTAGTGGAAACCACCTCCGCCCTGGGGGAAACCGGACTCCTGGATGCCTTCACCCGGGTAAGGGACCTCCGGATGAAGAACCTGATGATCCACGGCACCTCCAACATGTACCAGGCATTCACAGACTTCCAGGACCGGGCCACATTAAATGGCAGGTCCAACCTCATAATCCTGAGTGACTGCCGGGACTGGGCCGGGCCCAAGGAGGATGGCCAGCCCCTCAGCGCATCCCTCATCCGGGAGATGGCTGGAAAGTCCCGGAGGGTGTTGATTTTCAACCCGGAGGAGAACAAGAAGTGGGATGTGGTGGATAGCTGCGTAACCGAGTACCGGGATGCCGGGGCTCAGGTGCATGAGGTGCGTAACCTGGAGCAGATGGCCCGGCTGGTCAGTTTCATCTAA
- a CDS encoding TIR domain-containing protein: MFEEELETHHLFITHNGPGDEEYLAFFQRLLEAPEFEWKDHGVPDMNQEEELEDQIRSAQVVVVLSGLYNRHRELVKKQVELALKLDKPIILIRPYGLEEVPPELDKLASGVVGWNRVCIVETILDVLGIE, encoded by the coding sequence ATGTTTGAAGAAGAACTGGAAACCCACCACTTGTTCATCACCCATAATGGCCCGGGAGATGAGGAGTACCTGGCCTTCTTCCAGAGACTACTGGAGGCTCCTGAGTTCGAGTGGAAGGACCATGGAGTTCCGGATATGAATCAGGAAGAAGAACTGGAGGACCAGATCCGATCGGCCCAGGTGGTGGTGGTGCTATCGGGACTCTACAACCGCCACCGGGAACTGGTTAAAAAACAAGTGGAACTAGCCCTTAAGCTGGATAAACCCATAATTTTAATCCGGCCCTACGGACTGGAAGAGGTACCCCCAGAACTGGATAAACTGGCCAGTGGGGTGGTGGGCTGGAATCGGGTGTGTATTGTGGAAACCATTCTGGACGTTTTGGGGATAGAATAG
- a CDS encoding HEAT repeat domain-containing protein: protein MTKTEELITELIGKFEDDDPLVRFEAAQKLGEIGDEAIDPLVKLLKSNDDQMRKYATVALKNMGSEQVADSLIAALKDPDFGVRKFSAKALGELKSSKAVKPLLETLEDDDWGVRLAVMKALGDIGDEKAIDPIKKARRKATGDKDFKKVANKALKKIQKK, encoded by the coding sequence TTGACCAAAACCGAAGAACTCATTACAGAATTAATTGGAAAATTTGAAGACGATGACCCCCTGGTACGATTTGAGGCCGCCCAGAAACTAGGGGAAATAGGTGATGAAGCCATAGACCCTCTGGTTAAACTTTTAAAATCCAATGATGACCAGATGCGCAAATACGCCACCGTGGCCCTGAAGAATATGGGCTCCGAACAGGTGGCTGATAGCCTCATAGCCGCCCTGAAGGACCCTGACTTTGGGGTGCGTAAATTCTCGGCCAAAGCCCTGGGTGAGCTTAAAAGCAGTAAAGCCGTGAAGCCCCTCTTGGAAACCTTGGAAGATGATGATTGGGGTGTTCGCTTGGCAGTGATGAAGGCCCTGGGGGATATAGGTGATGAAAAGGCTATAGATCCCATTAAAAAGGCTAGAAGAAAAGCCACCGGGGATAAAGACTTCAAGAAGGTGGCCAACAAGGCCCTGAAGAAGATACAGAAAAAATAA
- a CDS encoding Hsp20/alpha crystallin family protein, which yields MKETKKEMKEIVKEMLDDTARTVDKVRFDIEKSLVDYKFLPGKDILETDESVIVHLILPGIKKEDISLKLTESKLKVKAKFDVEHSMGGSFVTVKDRKTGYIHRTVRLPKKVVPEEAEAKFENGVLKIEIPKQEKDEGISVDIL from the coding sequence ATGAAAGAAACCAAAAAAGAAATGAAAGAAATAGTTAAGGAGATGTTGGACGACACGGCCCGTACCGTGGATAAAGTCCGCTTCGACATTGAAAAGTCACTGGTTGACTACAAGTTCCTGCCGGGAAAGGACATACTGGAAACTGATGAAAGCGTCATCGTGCACTTAATACTCCCCGGTATCAAAAAAGAGGACATTTCATTAAAGCTCACCGAATCCAAGTTGAAGGTTAAAGCCAAATTCGACGTGGAACACAGTATGGGTGGTAGCTTCGTAACGGTCAAAGATCGTAAGACTGGCTACATTCACCGAACGGTACGCCTGCCCAAGAAGGTGGTCCCTGAAGAAGCAGAGGCCAAATTCGAAAACGGTGTATTGAAGATTGAAATACCCAAACAGGAAAAAGACGAAGGCATCAGCGTCGATATACTGTAA
- a CDS encoding carotenoid biosynthesis protein: MQINWDYSKYFYITAVILIVVAFFVANVEIKSQMANISAIFIIALSLPCYAAMILWLGWKKGLVTIVIFSIYALIIETLAIITGFPYSPFEYTGLIGTKVFGYTPFTVPFAYVPLFLGCIYLAGNMTILKNGSKDIKSGETPLGPKILFIAATALLVLAADLVLDPAAVALNFWNYLWPGFFYDVPLANFLGWILTGALASGLALLVLGASLQQPPPRGVVSSLFLILSFWAAVCFYLGLFIPGLIGIIFVIYILKETGGHVGDFSRN; encoded by the coding sequence GTGCAAATCAACTGGGATTATAGTAAATACTTCTACATTACCGCAGTTATCCTGATAGTAGTCGCTTTTTTCGTGGCTAACGTGGAGATAAAGTCCCAAATGGCCAATATATCTGCTATATTCATCATCGCCCTCTCGCTACCCTGTTACGCGGCCATGATACTATGGTTGGGCTGGAAGAAGGGCCTGGTAACCATAGTAATATTCAGCATCTACGCCCTGATCATTGAAACCCTGGCCATCATCACCGGATTCCCCTACAGCCCCTTCGAATACACCGGTCTCATTGGGACTAAGGTCTTTGGATACACTCCCTTCACAGTCCCCTTCGCCTACGTACCCCTATTCCTGGGATGCATATACCTGGCTGGTAATATGACCATCCTAAAAAATGGTAGTAAAGATATCAAGTCTGGTGAAACCCCCTTGGGCCCTAAAATTCTCTTCATAGCAGCCACGGCGCTTTTGGTATTAGCCGCTGATCTGGTCCTGGACCCGGCAGCGGTGGCCCTTAACTTCTGGAACTACCTCTGGCCCGGCTTCTTCTACGATGTGCCCCTGGCGAACTTTCTGGGTTGGATATTAACCGGAGCCCTGGCATCGGGCCTGGCCCTCCTGGTCCTGGGCGCCTCCCTGCAACAGCCCCCACCCCGGGGAGTGGTCTCCAGTCTGTTTCTTATCCTGTCCTTCTGGGCAGCGGTATGCTTCTATCTGGGCCTGTTCATTCCGGGATTGATAGGGATAATCTTCGTAATCTACATCTTAAAGGAGACTGGAGGGCATGTGGGTGATTTCTCCAGAAATTGA
- a CDS encoding carbon-nitrogen hydrolase family protein — translation MNDFQIALCQMKVGLDKTQNVKKAVKFIRKAGEKADLVVLPEMFNCPYQTDQFPSYAEGADESPTLKAVSRAARDTEVYLVAGSIPERDQDHIYNTSFIYNPTGELIGRHRKLHLFDIDVPGQIQFKESETLTPGDQVTVVDTDFGKLGVAICYDIRFPELARLMTLQGAQLLVFPGAFNLTTGPAHWEILSRTRALDNQVYLATCSPARDEKASYVAYGHSLVADPWGEVIFQAGIGEEILYASIKASRVDEIRQELPLLKNRRRDLYTLDLKK, via the coding sequence ATGAATGATTTCCAAATAGCACTGTGCCAGATGAAAGTAGGGTTAGATAAGACTCAGAATGTCAAAAAAGCTGTTAAATTCATAAGAAAAGCAGGAGAAAAGGCGGACTTGGTGGTTTTACCGGAGATGTTCAACTGCCCCTACCAGACCGACCAGTTCCCATCATACGCCGAAGGAGCAGATGAAAGTCCCACCCTAAAGGCCGTATCTCGCGCAGCCCGGGACACAGAGGTCTACCTGGTAGCTGGATCCATACCCGAAAGGGACCAGGACCACATTTACAACACCAGCTTCATCTACAACCCCACCGGGGAACTGATAGGCCGCCACCGTAAGCTGCACCTCTTCGATATAGATGTTCCCGGCCAGATACAGTTTAAAGAATCAGAAACCCTCACCCCTGGAGACCAGGTCACCGTGGTGGACACGGATTTCGGCAAACTGGGAGTGGCCATCTGTTATGACATCCGCTTCCCGGAACTAGCCCGGCTCATGACCCTGCAGGGGGCCCAACTCCTGGTGTTCCCCGGGGCCTTTAACTTGACCACTGGCCCCGCCCACTGGGAGATCCTCTCACGGACACGGGCCCTGGATAATCAGGTCTACCTGGCCACTTGCTCGCCGGCCAGGGATGAAAAAGCATCCTATGTAGCCTACGGACATTCCCTGGTGGCTGATCCCTGGGGAGAGGTGATATTCCAGGCGGGTATCGGGGAAGAAATACTATACGCTTCTATTAAGGCCTCCCGGGTGGATGAAATCCGCCAGGAGCTGCCCCTTCTAAAAAACCGGCGCAGGGACCTTTACACTCTTGATCTGAAAAAATAG
- a CDS encoding ZIP family metal transporter, which produces MSNGNLLANPLVQVLLATCFTWFMTGLGASTVFLTKNVGRRLLDASLGFAAGVMISVSFFSLLLPAATIYTAPNVPQWFPVIFGFLLGALFLGVSDRLLPHVHPGAPCAEAEGIHTTWKRNRLLVLAMVLHHIPEGLAIGVAFAAAALSYNPYSLMAAITLAIGMGIHNFPEGMAVAMPMRAEGKSALKSFWYGQLSGVFEPLSAFLGFVLVAVFQPLLPYALGFAAGAMIYVAVEELIPECQRGNHTDLATFSLILGFALMMGLNIGFA; this is translated from the coding sequence ATGAGTAACGGTAACCTCCTAGCGAACCCCCTGGTACAGGTACTCCTGGCCACCTGTTTCACCTGGTTCATGACTGGTCTGGGAGCTTCCACCGTATTTTTAACCAAAAATGTAGGCCGCCGTTTACTGGACGCTTCTCTGGGTTTTGCAGCGGGAGTTATGATCTCGGTAAGTTTCTTCTCTCTGCTTTTACCCGCCGCTACTATTTACACCGCGCCTAACGTGCCCCAGTGGTTCCCGGTTATATTCGGCTTCCTGTTAGGGGCTTTATTTCTGGGGGTCAGTGACCGGTTACTGCCCCACGTTCACCCTGGAGCTCCCTGTGCCGAAGCAGAGGGTATCCACACCACCTGGAAACGTAACCGTCTCCTGGTGCTGGCCATGGTATTACACCACATCCCCGAGGGACTGGCCATAGGGGTGGCCTTCGCTGCGGCAGCATTAAGCTACAACCCTTACTCACTGATGGCCGCTATAACCCTGGCTATTGGGATGGGTATTCACAACTTCCCGGAGGGAATGGCGGTGGCCATGCCCATGCGGGCCGAGGGAAAATCAGCCCTGAAAAGTTTCTGGTACGGTCAGCTCTCCGGGGTCTTCGAACCCCTATCTGCATTTCTGGGATTTGTACTGGTGGCGGTGTTTCAGCCCCTCCTACCTTACGCCCTGGGATTCGCAGCCGGAGCCATGATCTACGTGGCGGTGGAGGAGCTCATACCCGAATGTCAGCGGGGTAACCACACCGACCTGGCCACCTTCTCCCTGATCCTGGGCTTCGCCCTGATGATGGGTCTGAACATCGGATTTGCATAA